The proteins below are encoded in one region of Myxococcales bacterium:
- a CDS encoding FAD-dependent oxidoreductase, with translation MRIAIVGTGISGLYVAHHLAAEHDLVVFEAEDRPGGHTATVSVEHEAKRYAIDTGFIVFNDKTYPNFVALMDRLGIERQPSNMSFSVRNDAKALAYRASNLNTFFAQRKNLLRPLLYRLLFDIVRFRAALRQSLESSAPSGSLKELLDKGNYSENFIENFVVPMGSAIWSADPNQLLESFPARFFAEFFHNHGFLNAINQPQWQVIKGGSSAYLPALSKPFKDRIRLHSRVERIRRTSDAIFVKSQGQDEERFDKVVIATHSYQALAMLQDPSEQEQTILGAFRYQNNEVVLHTDESLLPLERRAWAAWNYRVLNQHTQPAVVTYWMNLLQGIHAPVNFFVTLNDSKSIDPAKVLARFNYAHPVYTEAAVALQKEQPNLCGLNHTYFCGAYWGYGFHEDGVNSARVVLDALQQRMSA, from the coding sequence ATGCGCATCGCTATCGTCGGAACAGGCATTTCAGGACTTTACGTGGCTCACCACCTTGCGGCGGAGCACGACCTGGTTGTGTTCGAGGCCGAGGACAGGCCCGGTGGCCACACCGCGACAGTGAGCGTTGAGCATGAAGCGAAACGCTACGCTATCGATACCGGATTCATCGTCTTCAACGATAAGACCTATCCTAACTTTGTTGCCTTGATGGATCGCTTGGGCATCGAGCGGCAGCCCAGCAACATGAGTTTTTCTGTGCGCAACGACGCAAAGGCTCTGGCCTATCGCGCTAGCAACCTCAATACCTTTTTTGCGCAGCGAAAGAATCTGCTGCGGCCACTGCTTTATCGTTTGCTGTTTGACATTGTTCGTTTTCGCGCCGCACTTCGCCAAAGCTTGGAGTCAAGCGCGCCGTCTGGTTCGCTCAAAGAGCTCCTCGATAAGGGAAACTATTCGGAGAATTTCATCGAAAACTTTGTGGTGCCGATGGGCTCTGCGATTTGGTCGGCCGATCCCAATCAACTGCTCGAGTCTTTCCCGGCGCGCTTCTTTGCGGAGTTCTTTCATAACCATGGTTTTCTGAACGCAATTAACCAGCCCCAGTGGCAAGTAATTAAAGGTGGCTCATCGGCTTATTTGCCAGCGCTAAGTAAGCCCTTCAAAGACAGGATCCGGCTTCACTCCAGAGTCGAGCGCATTCGTCGCACGAGCGACGCCATCTTTGTCAAAAGCCAAGGGCAGGACGAAGAGCGTTTTGACAAAGTCGTGATTGCAACGCACAGCTATCAAGCCTTGGCCATGCTGCAGGATCCATCCGAGCAGGAGCAAACCATACTAGGCGCGTTCCGTTATCAAAACAACGAGGTTGTTTTGCATACTGACGAAAGCCTGCTGCCGCTGGAGCGTCGGGCGTGGGCGGCGTGGAACTATCGCGTGCTCAATCAACACACACAGCCTGCGGTGGTCACGTATTGGATGAATCTTCTGCAAGGGATTCATGCCCCCGTAAACTTCTTTGTCACTCTCAACGACAGCAAGAGTATTGATCCAGCCAAAGTTCTTGCTCGTTTCAACTACGCGCATCCTGTTTACACGGAAGCCGCCGTTGCATTGCAAAAAGAGCAGCCGAATCTCTGCGGCCTTAATCACACCTATTTTTGTGGCGCGTACTGGGGCTACGGCTTTCACGAAGATGGCGTAAACAGCGCGCGCGTCGTGCTGGATGCATTGCAGCAAAGGATGAGCGCATGA
- a CDS encoding helix-turn-helix domain-containing protein: MNSGSSSRFFSPSQVAQALGVSESSLKRWCDQGLLEYFKTPGGHRRLTLQAVTRYIRQSKLRLARPELLDLPAGLAMDSGLESLAVQLQAALEEGDSRKVHDLLLGAYLQGRGIAELADEVIAPSFRSIGRCWAESKLEVYRERRACEVTLRVLHELLALQPDAAEDAPLAIGASPEGDVYQLPTTLVELVLRDLGWRAQSLGSAHPGATLVAAARDMKPKIFWLSVSYVRDERQLGETCKALESTMKEQNGAFVLGGNALSETMRSSYDYTAHCDKLKHL; this comes from the coding sequence ATGAATTCTGGCTCCTCCTCGCGCTTTTTTTCGCCTTCACAAGTTGCCCAAGCACTGGGCGTTAGCGAATCGTCTTTGAAGCGCTGGTGTGATCAGGGACTGCTCGAGTATTTCAAGACGCCCGGAGGACATCGCAGACTTACGCTCCAGGCAGTCACCCGATATATTCGCCAAAGCAAGCTTCGTCTGGCTCGACCGGAGTTGCTTGATTTGCCCGCCGGACTTGCGATGGATTCAGGACTTGAAAGCTTGGCGGTGCAGCTGCAAGCGGCGCTTGAAGAAGGTGATTCGCGCAAAGTTCACGATCTTTTGCTTGGAGCGTACCTTCAAGGAAGGGGTATTGCTGAGCTTGCCGATGAGGTGATCGCTCCAAGTTTTCGGTCAATTGGCCGCTGTTGGGCTGAATCTAAACTCGAAGTATATCGTGAACGACGTGCCTGCGAAGTAACTCTTCGAGTGCTACACGAGCTTCTTGCGCTTCAACCCGATGCAGCCGAAGATGCTCCGTTAGCCATTGGCGCAAGTCCAGAAGGTGATGTGTATCAGCTTCCGACCACTTTGGTTGAGCTCGTCTTGCGGGATTTGGGATGGCGTGCGCAGTCCCTTGGCAGCGCGCATCCCGGCGCCACACTTGTTGCTGCTGCCCGCGACATGAAGCCCAAAATCTTTTGGCTAAGCGTGAGTTACGTGAGGGACGAGAGGCAGCTTGGAGAAACATGCAAAGCACTTGAAAGCACCATGAAAGAGCAAAACGGCGCTTTTGTACTTGGCGGCAATGCGCTCAGTGAAACCATGCGAAGCAGCTACGATTACACAGCCCACTGCGACAAACTCAAGCACCTTTGA
- a CDS encoding biopolymer transporter ExbD, producing MGMSSNSGGSRRAMSEINVTPFVDVMLVLLIIFMVSAPLMTKGVSVDLPNAHAPRMDIDQEKLLLSVSVDKKVYLGESEVPFDRLEEVLSNNERLKREKELYVFADEKVPYGLVAKILAIVRKAGIEKLGLVTDPLETE from the coding sequence ATGGGCATGTCCAGCAATTCCGGCGGCTCCCGCAGGGCCATGAGCGAAATCAACGTCACGCCTTTTGTCGACGTAATGCTCGTGCTCTTGATCATCTTCATGGTGAGCGCGCCACTGATGACCAAAGGCGTTTCGGTAGATCTGCCCAACGCCCATGCGCCGCGTATGGATATTGATCAAGAAAAACTTCTGCTCTCGGTAAGCGTTGATAAAAAAGTCTACCTCGGTGAATCCGAAGTTCCCTTTGATCGGCTTGAAGAAGTCCTCAGCAATAACGAGCGTCTCAAGCGTGAAAAAGAACTTTATGTTTTCGCCGATGAAAAGGTCCCCTACGGTCTCGTCGCCAAGATCCTAGCCATCGTCCGCAAAGCCGGCATCGAAAAACTAGGCCTAGTCACCGACCCGCTCGAGACGGAATAA
- a CDS encoding MotA/TolQ/ExbB proton channel family protein produces MQQNVWQLVAEASLVVKFVMSVLMIMSVISWFIIGAKFKQFGTAGRLSRQFQKVFWGRGQRSSWDATRLESIYGQLGSFRLSPIAKIFHAGYVELARIAGDSGPKSGSIPPGSIPPVGGGLDNIDRAMSRAQNKELQQLENQLSFLATTGSTAPFIGLFGTVWGIMNSFIAIRAQGNASLDVVGGDIAEALIATALGLAAAIPAVMAYNYFLRRIQLFEGDMGGFSSDFLNIVRRHFLAS; encoded by the coding sequence ATGCAACAGAATGTTTGGCAATTGGTGGCCGAAGCCTCCTTGGTCGTAAAATTTGTCATGTCGGTATTGATGATCATGTCGGTGATTAGCTGGTTTATTATCGGCGCAAAGTTTAAGCAGTTTGGCACGGCAGGGCGCCTTAGCCGTCAATTTCAAAAAGTGTTTTGGGGTCGAGGACAGCGCAGCAGCTGGGATGCCACCCGCCTTGAAAGCATCTATGGCCAACTTGGCAGCTTTCGCTTATCACCGATCGCCAAGATCTTTCATGCGGGCTACGTTGAGCTTGCGCGCATCGCTGGTGATTCGGGTCCAAAGAGCGGCAGCATCCCGCCCGGGAGCATTCCTCCTGTGGGTGGTGGTCTTGATAACATCGATCGGGCCATGAGCCGCGCTCAAAACAAAGAACTTCAGCAACTCGAAAATCAGCTTTCTTTCCTTGCCACGACCGGTTCAACCGCACCCTTCATTGGTTTGTTTGGCACCGTCTGGGGCATCATGAACTCTTTCATCGCGATTCGCGCGCAAGGCAACGCAAGCCTTGATGTGGTCGGTGGCGACATTGCCGAAGCGTTGATTGCAACCGCGCTTGGTCTGGCAGCAGCCATTCCAGCCGTCATGGCCTACAACTATTTCCTCAGGCGCATACAATTGTTTGAAGGCGACATGGGCGGTTTTTCAAGTGACTTTCTCAACATCGTGCGTCGGCACTTTTTAGCATCGTGA
- a CDS encoding TlpA family protein disulfide reductase: MHLATLALLHAVRQGFGRISLAYPASRVQFSAVSKAIFSDKMKNWIKQWPSFLLFAVFLAVVIHRAWPSVLPEGQAAPPLKLRLDNGAVFDLAKHEHQAVILNFWGTYCGPCRKEAPELGRAYLKLKRKNVTMIGVTVDQAPLSNVVKIGRALGMTYPIAMAPAASLESYKVETIPTTYVIDRQGKIRASWVGTVSEKKLLRAVQAL, translated from the coding sequence ATGCATTTGGCAACTCTCGCGCTCTTGCATGCTGTTCGTCAAGGCTTTGGCCGAATAAGCCTTGCTTATCCGGCATCTCGGGTGCAGTTTAGCGCCGTGTCCAAGGCAATTTTTTCGGATAAAATGAAAAATTGGATCAAGCAATGGCCAAGCTTTCTACTTTTTGCGGTTTTTCTGGCGGTTGTGATTCATCGCGCCTGGCCTTCGGTGCTTCCGGAAGGGCAAGCGGCTCCACCTTTAAAGCTTCGCTTGGATAACGGTGCTGTCTTTGATCTTGCCAAGCACGAGCATCAAGCAGTGATCTTAAACTTTTGGGGCACCTACTGCGGCCCGTGTCGCAAAGAAGCACCCGAGCTCGGACGAGCCTATCTCAAACTCAAGCGTAAAAACGTGACGATGATTGGTGTGACAGTCGATCAAGCGCCACTGAGCAATGTCGTTAAAATCGGCAGGGCACTGGGCATGACTTACCCCATTGCCATGGCTCCAGCAGCTTCGCTTGAAAGCTACAAAGTCGAGACGATTCCTACGACTTACGTGATCGATCGGCAGGGCAAGATTCGAGCTTCTTGGGTAGGCACCGTCAGCGAAAAGAAACTTTTACGTGCGGTCCAAGCTCTGTAA
- a CDS encoding PEGA domain-containing protein yields the protein MHRYFGLSGSSVVFLLLLNSLFASSTFAQAYQDKAALEKARQFMEQGQAFYAQNEYAKAAEAFDQAYEAQPFSAFLYNAAIAHERNKNYAKAADLFEKYLDGEPSAEDAAKVKQRIELLRAASGEGKSNTQNASQQAVDQAVATRFKSLISVRTRPEGASVRIRNAKRVMARGKTPSAHTLEQGDYVVVVEHPDYRTVEIPVSVQAGKVYILIAEMSQGEFLGTLNVITEVPGAQVFIDDKKAGAVGNTPYLTVLPAGKHTVWLEKPGFQPSMHQVEFAAAEQKKLSIAMNRVEHGRIQVESNIYGAEVYVDDKLVGTTPYKGDVSAGAHTIRLEADDKKDWEGQVTVLRGQITPLQVYLHNSAGRASAWTMAILAAAFVGTGVAAGMWAGSVEDSLKADQRAGVLTSEDSRYLKGKVLAVGADVLFGFGAVFAAFSIYNFLRDPYPDSEARISKPKDWALLPYASSNGGGATLQGSF from the coding sequence ATGCATCGTTATTTCGGGTTGTCCGGCTCTAGCGTCGTGTTTTTATTGCTCTTAAACAGCTTGTTTGCCTCGAGCACCTTTGCTCAAGCATATCAAGACAAAGCTGCGCTTGAAAAAGCCAGACAGTTTATGGAGCAAGGCCAAGCTTTCTATGCTCAAAACGAATACGCCAAAGCCGCAGAGGCTTTTGATCAGGCTTACGAGGCCCAACCGTTTTCGGCTTTTCTTTACAACGCAGCCATCGCCCATGAGCGAAACAAAAACTACGCCAAAGCCGCCGATCTTTTTGAAAAATACCTTGATGGCGAGCCCAGTGCGGAAGATGCCGCAAAGGTAAAGCAGCGCATTGAATTGCTTCGGGCTGCTTCGGGCGAAGGAAAAAGCAATACGCAGAACGCTTCGCAACAAGCAGTCGATCAAGCAGTTGCCACGCGCTTTAAGTCGCTGATCTCTGTTCGCACTCGTCCAGAAGGCGCTAGCGTACGTATTCGCAACGCAAAACGTGTTATGGCTCGCGGTAAAACACCTTCAGCGCACACTCTTGAGCAAGGCGATTACGTGGTGGTCGTGGAACATCCGGACTACCGCACCGTTGAAATCCCCGTCAGCGTGCAGGCCGGTAAAGTCTATATCTTGATCGCAGAGATGAGCCAAGGTGAGTTTTTAGGCACGCTTAACGTGATCACCGAAGTGCCCGGCGCCCAAGTGTTTATTGATGATAAAAAAGCAGGAGCTGTTGGCAACACACCGTATTTGACCGTACTGCCCGCGGGTAAACACACCGTATGGTTAGAAAAGCCTGGCTTTCAGCCCTCCATGCACCAAGTCGAATTTGCAGCTGCTGAACAGAAAAAACTAAGCATTGCGATGAACCGGGTTGAGCACGGCCGCATCCAAGTGGAATCCAATATCTATGGTGCTGAGGTTTATGTGGACGATAAGCTCGTTGGCACCACGCCTTACAAAGGCGATGTTAGCGCTGGCGCCCACACGATTCGTCTTGAGGCCGATGATAAAAAAGACTGGGAAGGACAAGTCACTGTGTTGCGCGGTCAGATCACGCCCTTGCAAGTTTATCTTCACAACTCTGCAGGCCGAGCAAGTGCATGGACCATGGCAATTCTTGCAGCAGCCTTTGTTGGCACCGGTGTTGCCGCAGGCATGTGGGCCGGAAGCGTTGAAGACAGTCTTAAAGCCGATCAACGCGCAGGTGTGCTTACTTCCGAAGATTCACGTTACTTGAAAGGAAAAGTACTGGCCGTTGGCGCGGATGTGCTTTTTGGTTTTGGGGCAGTCTTTGCTGCATTTTCGATTTACAACTTTCTTCGCGATCCCTATCCCGACTCTGAAGCACGTATTTCAAAACCTAAGGATTGGGCACTCTTACCCTATGCATCCAGCAACGGTGGCGGCGCCACACTTCAGGGGAGTTTCTAA
- a CDS encoding FG-GAP repeat protein: protein MPLGACDPGVFDKLQDNTPIVDLPRPDEFQFNAYGSHLYAYRGVFQSQSVSRLAMNSGQGTGIRVNKAWDGTGFSLTKQALELCAGALDCDSNQGTSFAYLPRWQNDTMCFAAFGPELPGTRAEANILIECESNLVETMVITGPAEIGFGLSAASLPETVHDLGMALAGAPFANSNDGQLLVIPDAEAALPVTVLPAESYETLAGKLGSSVAAAEFGDGQAIVAATLPEINRIIVGVMDKNDSTLSVRACIDGNIDWTPQEVKLANINAESGSGTAQTDLIVRVDSDGNGVSDRIEVYDGSGLPDAEGCNPWLTETTLVECADAKNEDIVCASARFAAALDTGDINGDGFDDLVVGAPGSIIDGQLDAGSVIVFPAIVRATNGSLAFGEAVTVSHPSPGTGDLLGSAVAALPSGNADYARAEIVGGAPGANGGVGQVSVFLCSGLLADQSGSAGLDARCAPKAP from the coding sequence ATGCCTCTTGGTGCTTGCGACCCAGGCGTTTTTGATAAGCTACAGGACAACACACCCATTGTTGATTTGCCAAGACCGGATGAGTTTCAATTCAATGCTTACGGCAGCCACCTTTATGCTTACCGAGGCGTATTTCAATCGCAAAGCGTCTCCCGATTGGCGATGAACTCAGGACAAGGCACCGGCATCCGTGTGAACAAAGCTTGGGATGGCACAGGATTTTCTCTGACTAAACAAGCTCTTGAGCTCTGTGCAGGCGCACTCGATTGCGATTCGAATCAAGGCACTTCGTTTGCTTATCTTCCACGTTGGCAAAACGATACCATGTGCTTTGCCGCCTTTGGACCTGAGCTGCCAGGCACACGAGCTGAAGCCAACATTCTCATTGAATGCGAAAGCAATCTCGTTGAGACCATGGTGATCACTGGACCTGCTGAGATTGGCTTTGGTCTTTCAGCGGCCAGTTTGCCTGAAACAGTTCATGATCTCGGCATGGCTCTTGCCGGTGCACCTTTTGCAAACAGTAACGATGGCCAGTTGTTAGTTATTCCGGATGCAGAGGCTGCTTTGCCAGTCACTGTCTTGCCTGCCGAAAGTTATGAAACGCTTGCTGGAAAACTTGGAAGCAGCGTCGCGGCGGCCGAGTTTGGCGATGGGCAAGCCATTGTTGCCGCCACACTGCCAGAGATCAATCGAATCATCGTGGGCGTGATGGACAAAAACGACAGTACGCTTTCGGTGCGCGCTTGCATCGATGGCAACATTGATTGGACTCCTCAAGAAGTTAAGCTGGCCAATATCAATGCCGAAAGTGGTTCAGGCACAGCTCAGACCGATCTCATTGTGCGCGTCGATAGCGATGGGAACGGCGTATCCGATCGGATTGAAGTGTACGATGGCAGTGGTCTGCCTGATGCAGAAGGCTGCAATCCTTGGTTAACAGAAACCACTCTTGTGGAATGTGCCGACGCTAAAAACGAAGACATCGTTTGTGCGAGCGCACGCTTTGCTGCTGCACTTGATACGGGCGATATCAACGGCGATGGTTTTGATGACCTTGTGGTGGGCGCTCCAGGAAGCATCATCGACGGACAGCTTGATGCAGGCAGCGTGATCGTGTTTCCCGCGATTGTCCGCGCTACAAACGGTAGCCTTGCGTTTGGCGAGGCCGTTACTGTCAGTCATCCTTCACCAGGTACAGGCGATCTATTGGGCAGCGCCGTTGCAGCACTGCCCTCAGGGAATGCTGATTACGCTCGCGCGGAAATTGTAGGCGGCGCACCAGGCGCAAATGGCGGAGTCGGACAAGTCTCGGTGTTTCTTTGCTCAGGCCTGCTTGCCGATCAATCTGGCTCCGCAGGCCTAGACGCCCGCTGCGCTCCCAAGGCTCCCTAG
- a CDS encoding transposase: protein MPRPLRRLLPEEAYFVTNRTFEQRFFLKPSKKVNEIIGRCLAKAVATYEIQLFAFVFMANHFHFVLRAPLGNLSDFMACFQSILARDINRHLGRNGPMFQRRYSAIPILDEGAFIERMVYTLNNPVKASLVSQAGQYAGLSSFPETFQNKSRSFCWMNRSRWWQAGCPKKSKAFEKRISLRTAPLAEPWRMMLEQELKSDALRLKQERQASGKPLLSSAKAKRIKASDRPKNPKRSSQPRCHSTEPKLRAAFDEVWHRFVQSFREGAKCVAQGHWLEAVFPPGSFPPTRYPVRFDGRETITATLCF, encoded by the coding sequence ATGCCGCGCCCACTACGTCGTCTTTTGCCCGAAGAAGCCTATTTTGTGACCAACCGCACCTTTGAGCAGCGTTTTTTCCTCAAACCAAGCAAGAAGGTCAACGAAATCATTGGCAGATGTCTCGCCAAAGCAGTAGCCACTTACGAAATACAGCTCTTCGCCTTCGTCTTTATGGCCAACCATTTTCACTTCGTGCTTCGTGCGCCCCTGGGCAACCTCAGCGATTTCATGGCCTGTTTTCAAAGCATACTAGCCCGAGACATCAATCGCCACCTTGGCCGTAATGGCCCTATGTTTCAGCGTCGCTACAGCGCCATACCTATCCTCGATGAAGGCGCCTTTATCGAACGCATGGTCTACACCCTAAACAATCCTGTCAAAGCGAGTTTGGTAAGCCAAGCAGGGCAGTACGCCGGACTGAGCAGTTTCCCTGAAACCTTCCAGAACAAAAGCAGAAGCTTTTGCTGGATGAACCGAAGCCGGTGGTGGCAGGCGGGATGCCCTAAAAAAAGTAAGGCTTTTGAAAAGAGGATTTCTTTGCGCACCGCGCCTCTGGCAGAGCCATGGCGCATGATGCTTGAGCAGGAGCTAAAAAGCGATGCGCTGCGTTTGAAGCAAGAGCGCCAAGCATCAGGCAAACCTTTGCTTAGCAGCGCAAAAGCCAAGCGCATCAAAGCCAGCGACCGGCCTAAAAACCCCAAGCGCAGTTCGCAACCCCGCTGTCATAGCACCGAGCCCAAGCTACGAGCAGCGTTTGATGAGGTATGGCATCGCTTCGTTCAAAGCTTCCGAGAAGGGGCGAAGTGCGTCGCTCAAGGCCATTGGCTAGAGGCCGTTTTCCCTCCGGGAAGTTTCCCGCCCACACGCTATCCTGTGCGCTTCGATGGTCGGGAAACCATCACCGCCACACTCTGTTTCTAA